The Gossypium hirsutum isolate 1008001.06 chromosome D02, Gossypium_hirsutum_v2.1, whole genome shotgun sequence region taaattcaagttaggaaaataaaaaacccaaaaaagtTACATCTTTTTCTGATTAAACTACAAATAAATTAGATGAAGGataaattttacaataaaattaatGCTTAGAGATGGGTGCAGATTATTACACAATACTTCAAGCTGACAAGATTATAAAAGATGATGATTTGAAAAAGTCTTATAGGAAGctttcttgtttattttttatttgttaattactTGATAGGTTTCACAGGAAAAATTGGGCTCCTCTATGTTATTAACACGATCATGGATGAagtttataaaaatcataaattaactgAGTTTTTGGGTttatcaaaatcacaaatttaCATGTAAGTTTATCAAGATTTATTTATATgagtttaattataattatatttaattatatgtgtttgaggttcaaattgatagaatttgaaaatgtgaacggttaaatttattgaattatttagaattaggattaagTTGATAGAATTTGTTAGTATTAaggattaaatgtgttattataccagtTAGAAAAAAGCCACATCATTGCTTTCGTTAACCATTTAAAGGAGAgtagtgatcaaaataaaaatgatttaaaacacGCTAATAGTTGAATGACTAATtctatagtttaccctaaaaccTTCAACTTCAATCAACTTCAATCGTTAAAGTTTACCGACTttcaattttaaggtttaaatttttaagtaGAAAAtggaataaagaataaaaaaaagtaaagaatttATATAacgagaaaatgaaaagaaaaaaatcctTAAAAGTTTCACGAACACaattttatgtatacatttttataaaattatcatcTTATATGTTTAGAATGAGATGATTTTGTTGtggataattttattgtttaacgTGTAGAAtgatcatttttccttttttattttgaatttgttaaatgatgggtttttatgaatattttatatttaaaatttatttaatctcGCTTATTTGATATTTGCAAatgtttttatatacatattaaacaATTTTCAAAAGTATTGATAAGTCCAAGATGATATGCGAAAACAAAACATTACTAATACGTATCAATTTCAGTAAAAAAACGGTGCACCACCAGTGTAGCACTAACTACCTTAGGTCGTGCACCCATTTTAACGAAGTACTCACACTTTGTTGAACAAACCGCTTTAAGCAATCGGGCTCTCCGCCAACTCCGCTATGAACCTGTAGTGTTCAAAAACACTATTAACTTCATGACTGCTAGATACATCCAACCCTATCCCGTCTCAATTtcatttttactaattattttaatattctcaATTTAGActtcaaatatgaaaattatggTTAAGGAGAAAAAATTAAAGAACTTAGGTTTTTTTATAGtacttttttacatttttatctttttaatagttatatatataaatgcgtGAATGTAAATTTCAAATAATGAAGCAGGacaaataattattataacctCTACATACCCATTAAAAAAATCGCCCTCACCCATTTTTCTGTAGCTTGTAAAGAAGATCTGTTGAGAAGGCGAGTCCGTCGAAGATGAAGATGGGCAGCGAGATAGTTTTCTTAGGTTTCTGTTAGGGGAAAGGGGTTTTTTAGGATTTTGAAATATGGCCAGTTTTGGTTCTTTTTGGGCCTTTGTTTTAGTTTAGGTGATTGTTTTttactttagtttttatttgaataaaatgcaggccatgtttaattaataaaagaaaagaaaattaaatttatcatttttcttttattccttATTTATTCCGTAATATCATTTCACTTAACCAAATAAAATAGTCTCTACTGTCACTCTATTTCATTCTCATCAAATTACTATTTCAGTGAACCAAACGACACGTTTAAGCACTTAAGCACCACCATCATTGCAGGCGGTAGAAATGGAGTCTAAGCAAAGCCTTAAAGGCCCATCGGGCCAAAACCATGAGCTTAGTGGCTTACATGACCCATGTAATTAACATCTTTTATGGATGGATAAGATTTGGTGATAGTGAAGATTCTGTCGGTTTTCAGTTGATCTTTCAAACCATTATCCAGCCACTGGGAAAATGAACTCAACTAACGGTCACCGGAGAGTTGAAAACCAATGACCCATTTTCGTTTTCTCCATCTTCTTGTAGAGATTGAGATATGTTGAAGCCATTGACGACAACGCTTAGCTCCTCGTGCTTAGGGTCAGGTGTACGGATACACCATGTATATTTCACAAAGCATGGTGACCTTATCaggtgaattttttttgtttgttttttgtttttattttctctaCAATGATGCAATATTGTTCATATAATTGATGGTTTTTGTTTAATCTTAGAATCTTTTATGGATTACCTGTTAAAATACAGAAAATGCTCCTTCCCCACTTGAATTAGAATCTTTTTTCCCTCAGGTCTTATGAAGGGTCTCGTTTTACAAAAACTTCCGAAGGTTCATTGCATTTCAATTCTGATGAGCAAAATTTTTCCCGAATTGGAAGATTAAAAACCAGGTGCCAGCACCAGCAACATGTATTTCCCAACAGTATAGCACACATTTCAGCTGATGGCACTCATCAAGACCAAAATGATGTTTCTAAAGCAACATTGATATGGAGGGCAATTAAGTTGCCGATTTACTCTGTTGCTTTGGTTCCTTTGACTGTGAGCTTCTTTTAACATATGGAAGTTTTATGATAATGAACTAGATTATTGAGATAGCTTAATTTTGACAGAATTCACTTGATTCCTTAGTTCTAATGTGATCTCAAACAGAAGTGTTATAGAGCATTAGTCAACATCTTGCAGTGGTCAAACGAAACGTTTGTATTATTGATTTATTCTCTTTCACCAATGTGTGTCTCTAGAATCTCATTCAATAACTTTTTGTGcaatatttgtttataattttgaGCAGGTAGGTGGTGCAGTTGCTTATTTGCAAACAGGTTTGTTTTCAGCTAGGCGTTATATGACACTCTTGGCTTCTTCCGTTCTTATTATTACTTGGCTCAATTTAAGGTGAGTTATGGGGGTGGAAAGCTAGTAATCAGAGCAATGCTTAGGATGCTacttaaaatatttaagttttgtGCATGTGCAGCAACGATGTCTATGATTTTGATACCGGAGCAGACAAGAACAAAAAGGAATCAGTAGTAAATTTGGTTGGCAGGTAATCTTATTGCCAATGTGtatcttcttttatttctctacTATGTTTCCTGGTCATAAAAAGTTCTGTATTGTGCTTGTGAAAGCCGGTCAGGGCCCCTTATTGCTGCCTATTCGTCACTTGCCCTTGGCTTCATTGGGTTGACATGGGCATCTGCAGATGCAAGAAATATGCGTTCATTGTTGCTACTTGGTTGTGCAATCTTTTGTGGTTACGTATATCAGGTAGAGTGAATTTTCATTCATTTACACTAGGGGCAATATGGTTTTTTTCAATGATCACTTCTATCTAGATACTATAACATTTATGAGATCCCGATACATACTTAACATCAGGTTCTATTGCAGTGCCCACCATTTCGGTTAAGTTACCGAGGATTGGGAGAGCCCTTGTGCTTTGCAGCGTTTGGCCCATTTGCTACCACTGCTTTCTACTTGTTACTGGGCAGCACAAGGTTGCTTACTGAAAACTAATGCAGAATTTCTagatttcaattttgttttccttcaaTACATTAATTTTGGGTGATTTTGGCAGGGAGATAATCTTCCTCCCCTTGACACACACCGTTCTTTCTGCATCGGTGCTCGTAGGCTTGACGACTACCCTTATTCTGTTCTGTAGCCATTTTCATCAGGTTAATATTTCTCGGTCTTTTTGTGTGGGACAATTCACAAACTCATCATAGGTTTTatatgaatgacatgattttcgTTTATCTCAGGTTGAAGAAGATATCGCCGTCGGGAAAATGTCACCTTTGGTATGTACACTCCATCAAGTATTGTGGTTTTTTTCTCCGTTGCAGAGgcagaaaaaagaaatttatttctATCACTTGGACTGCAGGTAAAGATGGGCACTGAGAGAGGTTCAATGGTTGTGAAAGGGGCAGTCTTAACACTCTATTCTCTTTTATTTAGTCTTGGTCTATGCAAAGCTCTTCCACTAACTTGCATTGTAAGTAAAAGGTTAAAATTGATTTAAGAAAATGAATTTAATCTGCTTGATGCTAAAATACTTGATGGTTCATAAGTATGCATATTGTAACTGTTTGTGCTTGTGTTGGTTTTATCTAGGTGCTTTGTGCCTTGACCTTACCTATAGGGAAACTGGTGGTTAACTTTGTTGAAGAGAACCACAAGGTATGCTGTTAAACTTGCTTGATAAAGATTACCGATTTCAACAACCTTGTCTTTGGATGGTGATTTGATCCATGAATTAGTACAAATCAATTGAACTGGGATAAAGAGAAAAATCAATTGAGCCAAAATTTCAACTGATTGGGTCATATTCTTTTAGTTGtctaatcatttttattttttaatattttatttacttgaaaCCGAACTGGCAGTGGGACTGAAAACCGCATCGACCACTGGTCCTATTCATAAAACAAAGAGATTAAAAAGTTTGCATTGGCATTTAAGGTCTAGAGTTTAAGTCTTGGCAGCATCCACACCCCCCCCCcttcaatttgaaaaaataaaaaaaggaaaccCTACCTTAAGAATAGAGAAAGGGTTGCAGATACCGTGGTTAAAATCCTAGACCTGTTGGATGCTGGGGTTTGAACCGTAAGCCTAATGAATGCTGAGATTTGAACATCTTAACATTAACCAACCGAAAATTCTGATTGAAATTCTTTCTTACAGGACAAAGGGATGATCTTCAAGGCAAAATATTATTGTGTGAGGTTGCATGCTTTATTTGGAGCTGCAATGACTGCAGGGTTGGTCTCAGCTAGGATACTTGTTAAATGATATGTTCACAGCTTCCAATTCAGTTTTTCCTTACATCACTCCTCACATAAGTAGTTTTGGTTATATTCAACTCTAACAAGGCTGGACATTAGGAGCTTTTTGCCACCCGGAACCTGTGTACTCTGAAGCAATCAGGAGATTCAAAAATCATTTATCTTTTCTCCCCCTACTCAAAAAGAGGTCAAAAGTGAAAGTACTCAAATATTGGACAAAAAGAATCACTTAGGTATCAGGAGTAGAGTTCTGATGAGGGAAAACTCAATATTGGGGACGGCATGCATGCGAcacataataacatatatttatactataaGGCTACAATTTAAACACAATAAACAGATCTGCCATGCCAAAGGAGCACATCCACAAGGCATAAGTGTAGaccacataaaataacataatagatAGGATACCAAACTCAGAATTCACAAAAAAGCCTAAGCTAACTCTGGTCTTCACTATTCAAAATATCTAATACTAGGCAAAACGATCGGCATATAACACTACAAAAACCAAGTACTGACAAGGCCCACTGTTTATCAAAACTTAAAAAGCAATCTAAGCCACAACAGAAGGCTTAGAAGCAGCAGAGAGCTTGGACCTCCTCTTTGCTAAACTCTCACTACCGCGCTCCCTCTGCTCCTTCAACCTCATGGCAAGCAATTTCTGGTACTCAGCTGCCTCAGCCTTGGCCTTTgtaattcttttcttcttctctgcaATTCTAGTTAGCTTCCTCTGGAGTGTCAATGGAGTTGCCAACCTCTGGATTTTTGGGGCTTTACTGACCTTCTTGCCTGCAAAACCAGAAAAGTTATCAGCAAGTAATAGTTACAATCAAGAAATCATCATTTTCACCAAGCCTATATGATTCCAGCTGAAACCCAAAATCCAATATCCTACTTCTAGCATACACCACGCATGAGTAAATGGTAAAGCCAAACCTGTTTTAACTCCATAGGAAAGGTTGGCAATGGTGTGGCAAGTGAAGCATGCAAGTGCTACGTGCATACTCAACTTTAACAATGTTAGAAAGCTATGGTTGGGCGCACACTGACAGGAACATCGGGAACAGACAGTGACGATAACAGAAGAAACCCTCACAAAATTCTACCCTATTTCTTTGCACATTAAGCACTGTGTTATGGTCTAGAAAACAAGTTTATACGTCAGAGGAGACCATTTCATCATAAGAAAATAATTGGAGAATGTTTACATCGCTATCGTAACATAAAACAGCCACCTAGTCTCTTACATCTTGTGGCCATCCattacaaaggaaaaagaaacttTACCAGATTTTGTTGTGAAAGTCCTCCTGTAACTGCTGACGTACTTCCGGACATCATCTTCTTTGGACAGGTTAAAGAGCTTCCTAATCTTGGATGCCCTCTTTGGACCTCTCATCCTTGTCTTTTCAGTGTCAGTCAGCCCAGGCAATTCATTCTCCCCCTTCTTCACTACAACCAAGTTCAAAACAGACAGGTCATGGCTAACAATGCATCCACGAACAGACTTCCTTCTTCTCTCCCCATTACGCCTTCCATATCCCCGGAAGCGAGGGGTGCCTGCTCAAGCACCATAAACGCAATCAAGCTCCAATTCTGCAGAGGAAGACATGAAGGCAAAAACCTAGATTCCAAGAGAGACACCAAGACATAGAGATCATAATGGTAAggcaaaagaaaatcaaataaccaagtcGTGTATGATTAGAAACATGTTGTTACGTTTCCCCACGTTTTGTTTGGCAGTAACAGAGAGACAGAGGTTGAAGGAAGAAGGTGGAAACATGGAGAGTTGAGCCGCAAAGGAAGTCAGAAAGaactaagaaaaagaaaaagaaattctaaaaatttcaagtcagtttTCGTAAAAAAATTTAACAGCAACTAAgaccaaaatatttaattttaaaaaatttagtgaccaaattaaaaaatttaataattgagtgatgaaaatagaatgaaatttagttagtttttaaaaaaaaagaatatttaatttaatttctttaatctaTATAACTATATACAAGTGGAATACctctatttttttgtattttatagaaGAATGGTATAACCAATATAGTAAACACATCACATTTTAAAGAAAAAACGTAAGTTGAAATTTTAGAGATAACATTATTAATTGGAATAATTAATATAGATCgtaaaatgaacataaaaaataaacttacaaCTCAACTTCAGTTTGGAAATTGTAAATATGTTCATGACTAACgcacaaaataatattttatttaaaaaaacaataaataaaatattgttttaatgaaattggaaagaaaacataaaattgaTTCTTAAAGTAGCAGCGTCGTAACCTAGGGTCAATATATACCTAATTGATAAGATATTGatattttaagatttaatttaaaataatttaaagtttggGACTAATTTGGAATTTAAGTGGTACAATTAAtccaaaaatatattatatgtataaccTAAAAATTCCATTAAAGTCCCTCTGGTAACATCCAAGGCAAGAACTCTCATTTCGTTTCTCCACAACTCAAACCTCTCAAATCTTTTTCAGTTTTCATTTCCCCATCCAAACGACGCCCTAAACCAAAAGTCATGGCCACCCCTTCCGCACGTGACGAAAACGTTTACCTGGCGAAACTCGCCGAGCAAGCCGAGCGCTACGAGGAGATGGTCAAGTTCATGGAGAACGTCGTCTCCGCCGTCCCTGCCCCCGACGAACTCACCGTCGAGGAACGGAACCTCCTCTCTGTCGCCTACAAGAACGTGATCGGCGCTCGCCGTGCCTCTTGGCGGATCGTTTCCTCCATCGAGCAGAAAGAGGAAGGACGTGGCAACGCCGACCACGTCTCTGTCATCCGTGAGTACAGGGCCAAGATCGAGGCCGAATTGTCCGAGATTTGCGCCGGAATTTTGAAGCTtctcgacgagaagctcgttccgGCCGCCGGGACCGGTGATTCCAAGGTCTTTTACCTGAAGATGAAGGGAGATTACCATAGGTACTTGGCTGAGTTCAAGACTGGCGATGACAGGAAAGCGGCTGCCGAGAATACGCTCACTGCGTATAAATCTGCTCAGGTTTGTGGTTATTTCGTCAAGTTCTTTTCGATCTTGTGCATTTTTTTTTGTCTtgattttgctttattttttggGTTTCAATAGTTTACGATGAGTATCTTAAATTGAGAGTTAAAATTCTTCTTGGAGAAGAAAAAATCGTATAAAATCAGCGAAATTCACAATTTACAATATTACAAGAGATCTAAATCTATGAGTAGAGAAGCATATGAAGTATCTAAATTTAAAACTATCACTTACGTGTGATGTGCATAGCTTCATTTCTGGTTAAATCCAAGAGAAATTGTTTTTATCTAGTGATCAAAGGTCACCCCTTTACTTGGTCCCCCAACAACCTAAAATTCGAAATCATTTTGGTTGtttgttttaattcaattaacacAGTCTAATATTACTATTAGCTGCTTCTCTTTATTGGGCCTTTTCAGGTCATGTCACAAATTGATGCACTTCCTGTTTATATTGACATTTTTACCGCTATTCTCTTTTCTTTAAAGTCTTGCAATTAGTCTGGATCTGAATatactgttattattatttgtattttcacACTTTTACATTTGAATAGAAGATATTTACCTTTGCTAAAGTGATTATGACTTGTGTTTTGTCCATAATTTCGGGCCCTTTCGATGTTATCTGCATCTTTTTTGTTCTGTGTTCTTTTCAGGACATTGCGAATGCAGAGCTGGCCCCAACTCATCCTATTCGATTAGGATTGGCTCTCAACTTTTCCGTCTTCTACTATGAGATCTTGAACTCTCCTGATCGTGCTTGCACTCTTGCGAAACAGGTAGGATAACGGGACTTCAGAATTTTAGTTTAGTCTTTATATTAATCTTATTCTTTGAAAAGCATTGGTGTGCACGCTCGTGTTTTGAATGGTATTAAGAAATTCCTTTTGTTTCATCCTTTGGAGTGTCGTTAATTTGTCTTATAGTTCCATTAGTCAAcatattttgtttctttccttAGGCTTTTGATGAAGCCATTGCCGAGCTGGATACACTTGGAGAGGATTCATACAAGGACAGCACTTTGATAATGCAACTTCTTCGTGATAACCTCACTTTGTGGACCTCAGACATGCAGGTTAGACCCCacacatttctttttctttttgaccTTTATATTCTGCCTTCTGTTATACCttaagttttttaattattaatacctTTTTCTTTATCTACTTTAGGATGATGGGACAGATGAAATCAAAGAAGCTCCCAAACAAGAGGATGAGAAACAACCGTGAAGTCTCTAATCTTCATGGTAGTGTTTTACTTCTCTGGTTGTTTTTGTATGGAGAAGTCGCGTGGTCCTACTATCGTCTTCAATTACTTGTTTTTAGTAGATCAGGCCTCAATTTATGAACCTTGGAAGTACTCCTAAGAATTTCTTAGTGTTTCACTGGTTATTGTTTTTGAGTTTGAAGCCTTCTAGCTTTTGTAATGGCAGTGAAGTTATGTGCACACTTTCTTAATTGTTTTCATGACAATAATGGAGCTGATGGTTGAGATATTTTCTATGCTTAAGGTTTGAAATTTGTTTT contains the following coding sequences:
- the LOC107908946 gene encoding 2-carboxy-1,4-naphthoquinone phytyltransferase, chloroplastic, which gives rise to MLKPLTTTLSSSCLGSGVRIHHVYFTKHGDLIRSYEGSRFTKTSEGSLHFNSDEQNFSRIGRLKTRCQHQQHVFPNSIAHISADGTHQDQNDVSKATLIWRAIKLPIYSVALVPLTVGGAVAYLQTGLFSARRYMTLLASSVLIITWLNLSNDVYDFDTGADKNKKESVVNLVGSRSGPLIAAYSSLALGFIGLTWASADARNMRSLLLLGCAIFCGYVYQCPPFRLSYRGLGEPLCFAAFGPFATTAFYLLLGSTREIIFLPLTHTVLSASVLVGLTTTLILFCSHFHQVEEDIAVGKMSPLVKMGTERGSMVVKGAVLTLYSLLFSLGLCKALPLTCIVLCALTLPIGKLVVNFVEENHKDKGMIFKAKYYCVRLHALFGAAMTAGLVSARILVK
- the LOC107908947 gene encoding 40S ribosomal protein S6 — protein: MFPPSSFNLCLSVTAKQNVGKRTPRFRGYGRRNGERRRKSVRGCIVSHDLSVLNLVVVKKGENELPGLTDTEKTRMRGPKRASKIRKLFNLSKEDDVRKYVSSYRRTFTTKSGKKVSKAPKIQRLATPLTLQRKLTRIAEKKKRITKAKAEAAEYQKLLAMRLKEQRERGSESLAKRRSKLSAASKPSVVA
- the LOC107908945 gene encoding 14-3-3 protein 6, with translation MATPSARDENVYLAKLAEQAERYEEMVKFMENVVSAVPAPDELTVEERNLLSVAYKNVIGARRASWRIVSSIEQKEEGRGNADHVSVIREYRAKIEAELSEICAGILKLLDEKLVPAAGTGDSKVFYLKMKGDYHRYLAEFKTGDDRKAAAENTLTAYKSAQDIANAELAPTHPIRLGLALNFSVFYYEILNSPDRACTLAKQAFDEAIAELDTLGEDSYKDSTLIMQLLRDNLTLWTSDMQDDGTDEIKEAPKQEDEKQP